The Chryseobacterium indologenes genomic sequence CGAGGAATACGTCACAGACTAGGATTACCTTTAAGAGGCCAGAGAACGAAAAACAACTCTAGAACCCGTAAAGGAAAGAGAAAAACAGTTGCTAACAAGAAAAAGGCAAGTAAATAATCGTTAGGAATTATGGCAAAACAAAGTAAAGTAGTTAAAAAAAGAAAAGTAAAAGTTGAAGCTATTGGTGAAGCACATATTCAAGCTTCTTTCAATAACATCATCATTTCTTTAACAAATAAAAACGGAGAGGTTATCTCTTGGGCATCTGCCGGTAAAATGGGATTCAGAGGTTCTAAAAAGAACACTCCTTTTGCTGCTCAAATGGCAGCTGAAAATTGCTCTGCTGTAGCGCATGAAGCTGGATTAAGAAGAGTAAAGGTGTTTGTGAAAGGTCCTGGAGCAGGTAGAGAATCTGCTATCAGATCTATCCACAATTCAGGAATTGAAGTTAGCGAAATCATTGATGTGACTCCAATGCCGCACAATGGATGTAGACCACCAAAAAGAAGAAGAGTTTAATTTTTAGAATTTACCCATTATGGCAAGATATATTGGACCTAAAACTAAGATTGCTAGAAAGTTTGGTGCTGCAATCTACGGAGATGATAAAAACTTCGAAAAAAGAAAGAACCAACCGCCAGGACAACACGGTCCTAACAAAAGAAGAGGTGCTAAAAAATCAGAATATGCAGTTCAGTTAGCTGAAAAACAAAAAGCTAAATATACTTACGGTATTTTAGAAAGACAGTTTGCTAACCTATTTGAAAAAGCACACAGAAGTAAAGGTGTAACAGGGGAAGTACTATTACAACTTTGTGAATCAAGATTGGATAACGTAGTATACAGATTAGGTTTTGCTAAAACAAGATCTGGAGCTAGACAATTAGTTTCTCACAGACACATCACTGTGAACGGAGAAATCCTTAATATCCCTTCTTACTTGGTAAAAGCTGGTGATGTAATCGCTGTAAGAGAAAAGTCTAAGTCTCTTGATGTTGTTACCAATGCATTGGCTTCTAAGTCAAACTATGAGTGGTTACAATTCAACGATGAGAAAAAAGAAGGAACTTTCGTTTCTGCTCCTGAAAGAATCCAAATTCCGGAGGATATCAAGGAGAACCTTATCGTCGAACTTTACTCTAAATAATTTTTTAATCAAATTTTTGCTCAACCCAATAATATGGCAATTTTACAATTCATAAAACCCGATAAAGTAATTTTACTTAACTCTGATGAATTTAAAGGTCAATTTGAATTCAGACCTTTAGAACCAGGTTTCGGGCTTACAATCGGTAATGCTTTGAGAAGAGTGTTGCTTTCTTCTCTGGAAGGATATGCTATTTCATCTATCAAAATAGAAGGTGTAGAGCACGAATTTTCAACCATTCCAGGAGTAATCGAAGACGTTACCGAAATTATTCTTAACCTAAAGCAGGTTAGATTAAAAGCTGCAGCAGAAGGCCAGGCTAACGAGCAGGTTGTTGCTAAAGTTTCAGGTCAAACGATTATTACTGCTGGAGATTTAGGAAAGTCGATCAACGGATTCGAGGTACTAAACCCGGATTTAGTGATTTGTAACCTAAACAGTGATGTAACTTTCGAAATTACTTTCAATATTGAAAAAGGTAGAGGATATGTTCCTTCAGAACAAAATAAGTCAAACAATGCTCCTGTAGGTACTATTGCTATTGACTCTATTTTCACGCCGATCAAGAAAGTACAATACAGCATTGAAAATTATCGTGTAGAGCAAAAAACAGACTACGAAAAACTTGTATTAGATATAGAAACTGACGGGTCTATCAGCCCTCAGAATGCTTTAACTGAAGCTTCTAAGATATTAATCTATCACTTCATGTTGTTCTCTGATGAGAGAATCACACTTGAAACTGAAGCCGTAAAAGCATCTATCCAATATGACGAGGAAACTCTTCATACAAGACAATTGCTTAAGTCTAAATTAGCAGATATGGATCTTTCTGTAAGAGCCCTTAACTGTCTGAAAGCAGCTGAAGTAGAAACTCTTGGAGAATTGGTTTCTTACAGTAAGTCTGATTTGATGAAATTCAGAAATTTTGGTAAAAAATCTTTGACAGAACTAGAAGAATTAGTGCATTCAAAAGGTCTTAACTTCGGTTTCGACGTTGCAAAATATAAGTTAGACGCTGATAAATAATTAATAATGAGACACGGTAAAAAATTCAATCACTTAGGAAGAACAGCTTCTCACAGAAGTGCTTTACTTTCTAATATGGCTTGTTCTCTAATTGAGCATAAAAGAATCAACACTACTGTAGCTAAAGCTAAAGCTTTAAGAGTATATGTTGAGCCTCTATTAACAAAAGCAAAAGAAGATACTACACACAATAGAAGAGTAGTATTCTCTTACCTTCAAAATAAATTTGCGGTTGCTGAATTATTCAGAACTGTAGCTCCTAAAATCGCTGAAAGAAACGGTGGTTATACAAGAATCATTAAGACAGGTTTCAGACCAGGTGATGCTGCTGATACTGCTCTTATCGAATTGGTAGATTTCAACGAGCTTTACAACCCGAATGCTGAGGAGAAAAAAGCTACAAGAAGAAGCAGAAGATCAACTGCTGCACCTAAAAAAGCTGAAGCTGTAGTTGCTGAAGCTCCTGCAGTAGAAGAAAAAGTAGAAGAAGCTAAAGCTGATACTACTGAAGAAAAAACTGAAGAATAATATTCATTCAGATA encodes the following:
- the rpsK gene encoding 30S ribosomal protein S11, translating into MAKQSKVVKKRKVKVEAIGEAHIQASFNNIIISLTNKNGEVISWASAGKMGFRGSKKNTPFAAQMAAENCSAVAHEAGLRRVKVFVKGPGAGRESAIRSIHNSGIEVSEIIDVTPMPHNGCRPPKRRRV
- the rpsD gene encoding 30S ribosomal protein S4, yielding MARYIGPKTKIARKFGAAIYGDDKNFEKRKNQPPGQHGPNKRRGAKKSEYAVQLAEKQKAKYTYGILERQFANLFEKAHRSKGVTGEVLLQLCESRLDNVVYRLGFAKTRSGARQLVSHRHITVNGEILNIPSYLVKAGDVIAVREKSKSLDVVTNALASKSNYEWLQFNDEKKEGTFVSAPERIQIPEDIKENLIVELYSK
- a CDS encoding DNA-directed RNA polymerase subunit alpha, encoding MAILQFIKPDKVILLNSDEFKGQFEFRPLEPGFGLTIGNALRRVLLSSLEGYAISSIKIEGVEHEFSTIPGVIEDVTEIILNLKQVRLKAAAEGQANEQVVAKVSGQTIITAGDLGKSINGFEVLNPDLVICNLNSDVTFEITFNIEKGRGYVPSEQNKSNNAPVGTIAIDSIFTPIKKVQYSIENYRVEQKTDYEKLVLDIETDGSISPQNALTEASKILIYHFMLFSDERITLETEAVKASIQYDEETLHTRQLLKSKLADMDLSVRALNCLKAAEVETLGELVSYSKSDLMKFRNFGKKSLTELEELVHSKGLNFGFDVAKYKLDADK
- the rplQ gene encoding 50S ribosomal protein L17 codes for the protein MRHGKKFNHLGRTASHRSALLSNMACSLIEHKRINTTVAKAKALRVYVEPLLTKAKEDTTHNRRVVFSYLQNKFAVAELFRTVAPKIAERNGGYTRIIKTGFRPGDAADTALIELVDFNELYNPNAEEKKATRRSRRSTAAPKKAEAVVAEAPAVEEKVEEAKADTTEEKTEE